A portion of the Sandaracinobacteroides saxicola genome contains these proteins:
- a CDS encoding fatty acyl-AMP ligase: MVSQPDQQPTPLLPGIPVPANRFDTLTDALDYAATAATGFNFYNARADLVRAYPFAELVADARAHARRLLLRGIPVDADGSPMRVALIAETGPDFVAAFFGAIYAGALPVPLPLPTSFGGRDAYVGQLRIQLESSGAALVLCPEGLFDMVADAAPAGCEPLGWQAFAALPAPDIALPTANADAIAYLQYSSGSTRFPHGVAVTHRALMANLYGHAVGVRIRPGDRVISWLPWYHDMGLVGGVMSPIASIMSADYMATDDFARRPLSWLTLISRNPGTTLSYSPTFGYDICARRISTQTQPAGRFDLSRWRVAGNGADMIRPDVCQAFVDAFAPAGFQASAFVPSYGLAEATLAVSMVPPGEGIVCDLVDERRLAGTGVATGIAEAPTDPSRPVRYRAIVDCGVALPGLTMQIRGDNGEPLPDRAIGRVFVHGLGVMAGYFRDPAATAACLSPDGWLDTGDMGYLVNGRIHIVGRAKDMIILNGKNHWPQDIEWAIEQLEGFKAGDIAAFSLTTSSGEEAPAVLVQCRTTDDAERARLRDSIRAKVRSLTGMNCVVELVPPRTLPRTSSGKLSRTKARQLYLSGEIIPLNVAA, from the coding sequence ATGGTGTCGCAACCCGATCAACAGCCCACCCCGCTCCTTCCCGGCATCCCGGTGCCCGCCAACCGGTTCGATACGTTGACCGACGCGCTGGACTATGCCGCCACCGCGGCCACCGGCTTCAACTTCTACAATGCCCGCGCCGACTTGGTCCGCGCCTATCCCTTCGCCGAGCTGGTTGCCGACGCCCGCGCCCACGCCCGCCGGCTGCTGCTGCGCGGCATTCCCGTCGATGCCGACGGCAGCCCGATGCGCGTCGCCCTCATCGCCGAGACCGGCCCCGATTTCGTCGCCGCCTTCTTCGGCGCGATCTACGCCGGCGCGCTCCCCGTGCCGCTGCCGCTGCCCACCAGCTTCGGCGGCCGCGACGCCTATGTCGGCCAGCTCCGCATCCAGCTCGAAAGCTCCGGCGCCGCCCTGGTGCTCTGTCCCGAGGGGCTGTTCGACATGGTGGCCGATGCCGCGCCCGCAGGCTGCGAACCCCTCGGCTGGCAGGCCTTCGCCGCCCTCCCCGCGCCCGACATCGCGCTTCCCACCGCCAACGCCGATGCCATCGCCTATCTGCAATACAGCAGCGGCAGCACGCGCTTCCCGCACGGCGTCGCCGTCACCCACCGCGCGCTGATGGCCAACCTCTACGGTCATGCCGTCGGCGTCCGCATCCGTCCCGGCGACCGCGTCATCAGCTGGCTGCCCTGGTATCATGACATGGGCCTCGTCGGCGGTGTCATGTCCCCCATCGCCTCGATCATGTCCGCCGACTATATGGCGACCGACGATTTCGCCCGCCGGCCGCTGTCCTGGCTCACTCTCATCAGCCGCAACCCCGGCACCACGCTCAGCTACTCCCCCACCTTCGGCTACGACATCTGCGCGCGCCGCATCAGCACGCAGACCCAGCCCGCCGGCCGCTTCGACCTCAGCCGCTGGCGCGTCGCCGGCAACGGCGCGGACATGATCCGCCCCGATGTCTGCCAGGCCTTCGTCGATGCCTTCGCCCCCGCCGGCTTCCAGGCCAGTGCCTTCGTCCCAAGCTATGGCCTTGCCGAGGCAACGCTCGCCGTCTCCATGGTCCCGCCCGGCGAGGGCATCGTCTGCGACCTGGTCGACGAACGCCGCCTCGCCGGAACGGGGGTCGCCACCGGCATCGCGGAGGCGCCCACCGATCCCTCCCGCCCCGTCCGCTACCGCGCCATCGTCGATTGCGGCGTCGCGCTCCCCGGCCTCACCATGCAGATCCGCGGCGACAATGGCGAACCCCTGCCCGACCGCGCCATCGGCCGCGTCTTCGTCCACGGCCTCGGCGTCATGGCCGGCTACTTCAGGGACCCCGCCGCCACCGCCGCCTGCCTCTCGCCCGATGGCTGGCTCGACACCGGTGACATGGGCTATCTGGTGAACGGCCGCATCCACATCGTCGGCCGCGCCAAGGACATGATCATCCTCAATGGCAAGAACCACTGGCCGCAGGACATCGAATGGGCGATCGAGCAGCTGGAGGGCTTCAAGGCCGGCGACATCGCCGCCTTCAGCCTCACCACCAGCAGCGGCGAGGAAGCGCCCGCCGTCCTCGTCCAGTGCCGCACCACCGACGACGCCGAGCGCGCCCGCCTCAGGGATTCGATCCGCGCCAAGGTCCGCAGCCTCACTGGCATGAACTGCGTGGTGGAACTTGTGCCGCCCCGCACCCTGCCCCGCACCTCGTCCGGCAAGCTCAGCCGCACCAAGGCCCGCCAACTCTACCTCAGCGGCGAAATCATCCCCCTCAACGTCGCCGCCTGA